In the Aromatoleum bremense genome, one interval contains:
- a CDS encoding DUF411 domain-containing protein translates to MNTRPAFLRLVSALGLVAAFAGGPVFAAGEEVVMYKDPNCGCCSKWAEHMRASGFAVKEVRSTAMSAVKREAGVPQALASCHTAKIGGYVVEGHVPAADVRRLLAEKPKVAGIAAPGMPAGSPGMEGAYPSERYDVVSFDADGKHRPFASH, encoded by the coding sequence ATGAACACCCGTCCCGCCTTCCTCCGTCTCGTGTCCGCCCTCGGGCTGGTCGCTGCATTCGCGGGCGGCCCCGTCTTCGCCGCCGGCGAGGAAGTCGTCATGTACAAGGACCCGAATTGCGGCTGTTGCAGCAAGTGGGCCGAGCACATGCGCGCGAGCGGATTCGCCGTGAAGGAGGTTCGCAGCACCGCGATGAGCGCCGTCAAGCGCGAAGCTGGCGTGCCGCAGGCGCTCGCTTCGTGCCACACGGCGAAGATCGGCGGCTACGTCGTCGAAGGCCACGTGCCTGCGGCGGACGTGCGGCGCCTGCTCGCCGAAAAGCCGAAAGTGGCCGGCATCGCAGCGCCTGGAATGCCGGCGGGTTCGCCGGGCATGGAAGGGGCGTATCCTTCCGAGCGTTACGACGTCGTCAGCTTCGATGCGGACGGCAAGCACCGGCCGTTCGCGTCGCACTGA
- a CDS encoding bestrophin family protein: protein MIVRPRPHWMHLLFVRRGSLVSRILPQQLFILALSCGVVLMHGQLFHFKVTLNANPFSLMGVALAIFLGFRINASYDRYWEARKLWGDVLVETRNLARQALTLTARNVESRPFVLGLIGFAAAMRNQLRHQPRDADLLGLLPAVVIERARVARSAPALVLLWLGQWLRERREAGQLDFMLAQQMEQSLNGLSSSLGGCERIANTPLPFTYTVILHRSAYVYCALLPFGLVDSIGLMTPLVVSFVSYTFFALEALSDEIEEPFGTMANDLALDALVAGVNASLREMLGEEPPPAPVPDENFLLV from the coding sequence GTGATCGTCCGCCCTCGTCCGCACTGGATGCATTTGCTGTTCGTTCGCCGCGGGTCGCTCGTTTCCCGCATCCTGCCGCAGCAGCTGTTCATCCTCGCGCTGTCGTGCGGCGTCGTGCTGATGCACGGCCAGCTTTTCCACTTCAAGGTGACGCTCAACGCGAACCCGTTCTCGCTGATGGGGGTCGCGCTCGCGATCTTCCTCGGCTTTCGCATCAACGCGAGTTACGACCGCTACTGGGAAGCGCGCAAACTGTGGGGCGACGTCCTCGTCGAGACGCGCAACCTCGCGCGGCAGGCCCTGACGCTGACGGCCCGCAACGTCGAGAGCCGCCCGTTCGTGCTCGGCCTCATCGGCTTTGCCGCGGCGATGCGCAACCAGCTGCGCCACCAGCCGCGCGACGCCGACCTGCTCGGTCTGCTTCCCGCTGTCGTCATCGAGCGCGCCCGCGTCGCCCGCTCGGCGCCGGCGCTGGTGTTGCTGTGGCTCGGCCAATGGCTGCGCGAGCGCCGCGAAGCGGGGCAACTCGACTTCATGCTCGCGCAGCAGATGGAGCAGTCGCTGAACGGGCTGTCGTCGTCGCTCGGCGGCTGCGAGCGCATCGCCAATACACCGTTGCCCTTCACCTATACGGTGATCCTGCACCGCAGCGCCTATGTTTATTGCGCGCTGCTGCCTTTCGGGCTGGTCGATTCGATCGGCCTCATGACGCCGCTGGTCGTGAGCTTCGTGTCCTACACGTTCTTCGCGCTCGAAGCGCTCAGCGACGAGATCGAGGAACCTTTCGGCACGATGGCGAACGATCTGGCGCTCGACGCGCTCGTCGCCGGCGTCAATGCGAGCCTGCGCGAGATGCTCGGCGAAGAGCCGCCGCCGGCGCCTGTCCCCGACGAGAACTTCCTGCTCGTGTAA
- the metK gene encoding methionine adenosyltransferase, which yields MSREYLFTSESVSEGHPDKVADQVSDGVLDAILTDDPHARVACETLVSTGLVVISGEITTSAHPNYKEIAQDVIRRIGYDDSAIGFDYRSCAILTAINRQSSDIAQGVNEGEGLDLDQGAGDQGLMFGYACNETPSLMPLPIYYAHRIMQRQSELRKDGRLNWLRPDAKSQLTVRYVDGKPVAIDTVVVSTQHSPEVSHAQITELVIEEIIKPVLPSALMQGEVRYLINPTGRFVIGGPHGDCGLTGRKIIVDTYGGAAHHGGGAFSGKDPSKVDRSAAYAGRWVAKNIVAAGLADRCEVQVAYAIGVARPVSMMVETFGTGRVSDERIVELIGKHFDLRPKAIIQELNLLRPIYGKTAAYGHFGRDEPEFTWEATDKAAALRADAGL from the coding sequence ATGAGCAGGGAATACCTCTTCACCTCGGAATCGGTGTCCGAAGGCCATCCCGACAAGGTTGCCGACCAGGTCTCCGATGGCGTCCTCGACGCAATCCTCACCGACGACCCCCATGCGCGCGTCGCATGCGAAACGCTGGTATCGACGGGCCTGGTGGTCATCTCCGGCGAGATCACGACAAGCGCGCACCCGAACTACAAGGAGATCGCGCAGGACGTGATCCGCCGCATCGGCTACGACGATTCGGCGATCGGCTTCGACTACAGGTCGTGCGCCATCCTCACCGCGATCAACCGCCAGTCGTCCGACATCGCGCAGGGCGTCAATGAAGGCGAAGGCCTCGACCTCGACCAGGGCGCGGGCGACCAGGGACTGATGTTCGGCTACGCCTGCAACGAGACGCCGTCGCTGATGCCGCTGCCGATCTACTATGCTCACCGCATCATGCAGCGCCAGTCCGAGCTGCGCAAGGACGGCCGGCTCAATTGGCTGCGCCCGGACGCGAAGAGCCAGCTGACGGTCCGATACGTCGACGGCAAGCCGGTCGCGATCGACACCGTGGTCGTGTCGACGCAGCACAGCCCCGAAGTCTCACACGCGCAGATCACCGAGCTCGTCATCGAGGAGATCATCAAGCCGGTGCTGCCTTCGGCGCTGATGCAGGGCGAAGTGCGCTACCTGATCAACCCGACCGGACGCTTCGTCATCGGCGGCCCGCACGGCGACTGCGGCCTGACCGGGCGCAAGATCATCGTCGACACCTACGGCGGCGCGGCGCACCACGGCGGCGGCGCGTTCTCCGGCAAGGACCCGTCGAAAGTCGACCGCTCCGCCGCGTATGCCGGGCGCTGGGTCGCGAAGAACATCGTCGCAGCAGGGCTCGCCGATCGCTGCGAAGTGCAGGTCGCCTATGCGATCGGCGTCGCCAGGCCGGTGTCGATGATGGTCGAGACCTTCGGCACCGGCAGGGTCAGCGACGAGCGCATCGTCGAGCTGATCGGCAAGCACTTCGACCTGCGCCCGAAGGCGATTATCCAGGAGCTCAACTTGCTGCGCCCGATCTACGGCAAGACCGCCGCCTACGGTCACTTCGGCCGCGACGAGCCGGAATTCACGTGGGAAGCGACCGACAAGGCCGCGGCGCTGCGCGCCGACGCAGGCCTTTGA
- a CDS encoding lysophospholipid acyltransferase family protein, giving the protein MTFLVNLSFRILAGLPLSWLHRLGGWAGWAIWRLSPSYRRRLEDNLAQATGRRDAALRDAAIAEAGRQALELPFVWLRPQDEVLSCIVRVEGQELIARAQAEGASVLLLTAHLGCFEMCAQYCSTHGPITVLFRPPRKAALRPLMEAGRARGAIRIAPADVSGVRRLVKALRSGEMVGMLPDQAPAEGEGVWAPFFGRPAWTMTLAARLSEVKGVKVVMVWTERLPQGAGYVLRLSEPVEPIAGSLEERCAAINREIERLVLACPAQYLWGYNRYKRPSGVPPPPGEARC; this is encoded by the coding sequence GTGACCTTCCTCGTCAATCTGTCATTCCGCATTCTCGCCGGCCTGCCGCTGTCGTGGCTGCATCGGCTCGGCGGCTGGGCCGGCTGGGCCATCTGGCGCTTGTCACCGTCATATCGTCGTCGCCTGGAGGACAATCTCGCCCAGGCAACCGGTCGCCGCGACGCCGCGCTGCGCGACGCGGCGATCGCCGAAGCCGGGCGACAGGCGCTCGAACTGCCGTTCGTGTGGCTGCGACCGCAGGACGAGGTGCTGTCCTGCATCGTGCGGGTCGAAGGGCAGGAGCTGATCGCTCGGGCGCAGGCCGAGGGCGCCAGCGTGCTGCTGCTGACGGCGCACCTCGGCTGCTTCGAGATGTGCGCGCAGTATTGTTCGACGCATGGACCGATCACGGTGCTGTTCCGCCCGCCGCGCAAGGCGGCGCTGCGGCCGCTGATGGAAGCCGGGCGCGCGCGCGGCGCGATCCGCATCGCCCCGGCCGACGTGTCCGGCGTGCGCCGCCTCGTGAAGGCGCTGCGCAGCGGCGAGATGGTCGGCATGCTGCCGGACCAGGCGCCGGCCGAAGGCGAAGGCGTGTGGGCGCCGTTCTTCGGCCGGCCGGCGTGGACGATGACGCTCGCGGCGCGCCTGTCCGAAGTGAAAGGCGTCAAGGTGGTGATGGTATGGACCGAGCGGCTGCCACAGGGCGCGGGCTATGTGCTGCGGCTTTCCGAACCCGTGGAGCCGATCGCGGGCTCGCTCGAAGAGCGCTGCGCGGCGATCAACCGCGAAATCGAACGCCTCGTGCTCGCATGCCCGGCGCAGTACCTGTGGGGCTACAACCGCTACAAGCGTCCTTCGGGCGTGCCGCCTCCGCCGGGTGAAGCGCGATGCTGA
- a CDS encoding lysophospholipid acyltransferase family protein gives MLSRALSRIASHAAVAVFWLLHWLPLPVLAFLGQAVGEALYWLARSRRHIAAVNLALCFPELDDAARRRLARAHFRAVGRSLLERGLLWWASQRRLMNLIRLDGAERVRALLDQGRPVILLAPHFVGLDTGGSRVAMDFDSVSIYAQQNNPVFDRWLFHGRSRFGDQRLLSRQDGVRGTVKAMKAGRPFYYLPDMDYGRKDAVFVPFFGVPAATITGLPRLARLAGAAVVPCVTRMLPGGRGYVVEFGEPWQDFPTTDAEADTAAMNRWIESVVRTMPEQYYWVHRRFKTRPPGEARPY, from the coding sequence ATGCTGAGCCGCGCCCTGAGCCGCATTGCGAGTCACGCCGCGGTCGCGGTGTTCTGGCTGCTGCACTGGCTGCCGCTGCCGGTGCTGGCGTTCCTCGGGCAGGCGGTCGGCGAGGCGCTGTACTGGCTGGCGCGCTCGCGGCGACATATCGCCGCCGTCAATCTCGCGCTGTGCTTTCCGGAACTCGACGACGCGGCTAGGCGCCGGCTCGCGCGGGCGCATTTTCGCGCGGTCGGCCGCAGCCTGCTCGAGCGCGGCCTGCTGTGGTGGGCGAGCCAGCGGCGGCTGATGAACCTCATCCGCCTCGACGGTGCCGAGCGGGTCAGGGCGCTGCTCGACCAGGGGCGGCCGGTGATCCTGCTCGCGCCGCACTTCGTCGGCCTCGACACCGGCGGTTCGCGCGTCGCGATGGATTTCGATTCGGTCAGCATCTACGCGCAGCAGAACAACCCCGTGTTCGACCGCTGGCTGTTCCATGGCCGCAGCCGCTTCGGCGACCAGCGCCTGCTGTCGCGCCAGGACGGCGTGCGCGGCACGGTCAAGGCGATGAAGGCCGGGCGCCCCTTCTACTATCTGCCCGACATGGATTATGGCCGCAAGGACGCGGTGTTCGTGCCGTTCTTCGGCGTGCCGGCGGCGACGATCACCGGCCTGCCGCGGCTCGCGCGGCTCGCCGGGGCGGCGGTCGTGCCGTGCGTGACGCGGATGCTGCCCGGCGGGCGCGGCTATGTCGTCGAGTTCGGCGAGCCGTGGCAGGATTTCCCGACGACGGACGCCGAAGCGGATACCGCAGCGATGAACCGCTGGATCGAATCCGTGGTGCGGACGATGCCCGAGCAGTATTACTGGGTGCATCGGCGCTTCAAGACGCGTCCGCCGGGCGAGGCGCGGCCGTACTGA
- the dapF gene encoding diaminopimelate epimerase translates to MRLRFTKMHGLGNDFVVIDAIRQPVDLTPERVRRLADRHFGVGCDQLLVVEEATRPDVDFRYRIFNADGGEVEQCGNGARCFVRFVHEQGLTAKREIRVETRSGIIAPRLEDDGLVTVDMGVPVLEAARVPFVSDSDAVVQPLQVGDASVAITAVSMGNPHAVQVVADVDAAPVEVQGALIERHPRFPARVNAGFVQVVDAHRIRLRVFERGAGETLACGTGACAAVVTVILRELAQSPVRVETRGGELDIAWGGPGQPVLMTGPAVTVFAGEIDID, encoded by the coding sequence ATGCGTCTGCGCTTCACGAAAATGCACGGCCTCGGCAACGATTTCGTCGTCATCGACGCCATCCGCCAGCCTGTCGACCTGACGCCGGAGCGGGTCCGCCGTCTTGCCGACCGCCATTTCGGCGTCGGCTGCGACCAGCTGCTGGTGGTCGAGGAAGCGACCCGGCCGGACGTGGATTTCCGCTACCGGATCTTCAACGCCGATGGCGGCGAAGTCGAGCAGTGCGGCAACGGCGCGCGCTGCTTCGTGCGTTTCGTGCACGAGCAGGGGCTGACCGCGAAGCGCGAGATCCGCGTCGAGACGCGCTCCGGGATCATCGCGCCGCGGCTCGAAGACGATGGTCTCGTGACGGTCGATATGGGGGTGCCGGTGCTCGAAGCCGCGCGCGTGCCGTTCGTGTCGGATTCGGACGCCGTCGTCCAGCCACTGCAGGTCGGTGACGCGAGTGTCGCGATCACCGCGGTGTCGATGGGCAACCCGCACGCGGTGCAGGTCGTCGCCGATGTCGACGCGGCACCCGTCGAAGTGCAGGGAGCGCTGATCGAACGCCATCCGCGCTTTCCCGCGCGGGTCAATGCCGGCTTCGTGCAGGTCGTCGACGCCCACCGCATCCGCCTGCGCGTGTTTGAGCGCGGCGCGGGAGAAACGCTTGCTTGCGGCACCGGCGCGTGCGCGGCGGTCGTGACCGTGATCCTGCGCGAACTCGCGCAGTCGCCGGTGCGCGTCGAGACGCGTGGCGGAGAACTCGACATCGCGTGGGGAGGGCCGGGGCAGCCGGTGCTGATGACCGGCCCGGCGGTGACTGTTTTTGCGGGCGAAATCGACATCGACTGA
- a CDS encoding DUF484 family protein has translation MNAADVARYLKEHPDFLAEHGELFTQLTVPHPHGGQAISLAERQLHALRDKIRQLESKLAELIRYGEENDEIGEKVHRLTLALVEAEDYDALRFALLENVRDNFSVPNVALRVWADAQLREGEDFSPVTEELRLFATDLGHPYCGAPANLEVIDWFGPAACHIRSVALVPLRRDDQVLGLLALGSEEAERFYSGMGTLYLARIGDLVAAALRRQLG, from the coding sequence ATGAATGCCGCTGATGTCGCACGCTATCTGAAGGAACATCCCGACTTTCTTGCCGAACACGGCGAGCTGTTCACGCAGCTGACTGTTCCGCACCCGCACGGCGGGCAGGCCATCTCGCTTGCCGAGCGACAGCTTCATGCGCTGCGCGACAAGATCCGGCAGCTCGAAAGCAAGCTCGCCGAACTGATTCGCTACGGCGAGGAAAACGACGAGATCGGCGAAAAAGTCCATCGCCTGACGCTCGCGCTGGTCGAAGCCGAAGACTACGATGCGCTGCGTTTTGCGCTGCTCGAAAATGTGCGCGACAACTTTTCGGTGCCGAACGTCGCGCTGCGCGTGTGGGCCGACGCGCAGCTTCGCGAAGGCGAGGATTTTTCGCCGGTGACCGAAGAGCTGCGCTTGTTCGCCACCGACCTGGGCCACCCGTATTGCGGTGCGCCGGCGAATCTCGAAGTGATCGACTGGTTCGGCCCCGCCGCTTGTCATATCCGTTCGGTGGCGCTGGTACCGCTGCGCCGCGACGACCAGGTGCTCGGCCTGCTCGCGCTCGGCAGCGAAGAGGCCGAGCGCTTCTACTCCGGAATGGGAACGCTCTACCTGGCGCGCATCGGCGATCTGGTCGCGGCGGCGCTGCGACGGCAACTGGGCTGA
- a CDS encoding class I SAM-dependent rRNA methyltransferase, producing MSKLVLNPGKERSLLRRHPWVFAGSVARLEGRARPGDTVEVVADDGRFLGRAAWSPESQIRARMWSFAADITIDHAFFKRRVAESVARRATHPLLAGESGLRLIHGESDGLPGVIADRFGDVVVVQLTSAGAEKWREAIVAGLVQATGCTAVYERSDSDVRGLEGLGPKTGCVHGELPKDVLTIVENGVRMEVDVISGHKTGFYLDQRDNRRLTGLLAAGRSVLNCFCYTGGFSLQALAGGATSVLSIDSSAPALDGARRNLAMNPQLDASRAEWLQADVFEALRALKSEGRRFDLIVLDPPKFAPSAAHADRASRAYKDINLFGFRLLNPGGILMTYSCSGGIGLELFQKIVAGAASDAGVDARILHRLSAAADHPIGLAVPEGEYLKGLALQVG from the coding sequence ATGTCCAAGCTCGTCCTCAATCCCGGCAAGGAGCGTTCGCTCCTGCGCCGTCATCCCTGGGTCTTCGCCGGTTCGGTGGCCCGCCTCGAAGGGCGCGCGCGGCCGGGCGACACCGTCGAGGTCGTCGCCGATGATGGCCGCTTCCTCGGCCGCGCGGCGTGGTCGCCGGAATCGCAGATCCGCGCCCGGATGTGGTCATTCGCCGCCGACATCACGATCGACCACGCATTCTTCAAGCGCCGCGTCGCCGAATCGGTCGCGCGCCGGGCGACGCATCCGCTGCTCGCGGGCGAGAGCGGCCTGCGGCTGATCCATGGCGAGTCGGACGGCCTGCCCGGCGTCATCGCGGACCGCTTCGGCGACGTCGTCGTCGTGCAGCTGACGAGCGCCGGCGCCGAAAAATGGCGCGAGGCGATCGTTGCCGGGCTGGTGCAGGCGACCGGCTGCACGGCGGTGTACGAGCGCTCCGATTCCGACGTGCGCGGCCTCGAAGGGCTCGGGCCGAAGACCGGCTGCGTGCATGGCGAACTGCCGAAGGACGTGCTGACGATCGTCGAGAACGGCGTGCGCATGGAAGTCGATGTCATCAGTGGCCACAAGACCGGCTTCTACCTCGACCAGCGCGACAACCGCCGCCTGACGGGCCTGCTCGCGGCCGGACGCAGCGTGCTGAACTGCTTCTGCTACACGGGAGGGTTCTCGCTGCAGGCGCTGGCCGGCGGCGCAACGTCGGTGCTGTCGATCGACTCGTCCGCGCCGGCGCTCGACGGGGCGCGGCGCAATCTCGCGATGAATCCGCAACTGGACGCGAGCCGCGCCGAATGGCTGCAGGCCGACGTGTTCGAGGCTTTGCGCGCGTTGAAGAGCGAGGGGCGACGCTTCGACCTGATCGTGCTCGATCCGCCGAAGTTCGCACCGTCTGCCGCGCACGCCGATCGCGCGTCGCGCGCGTACAAGGACATCAACCTGTTCGGCTTCCGCCTGCTCAATCCCGGCGGCATCCTGATGACGTATTCCTGTTCCGGCGGCATCGGCCTCGAACTGTTCCAGAAGATCGTCGCCGGTGCGGCGAGCGATGCCGGCGTCGATGCGCGCATCCTGCACCGGCTGTCGGCGGCGGCCGATCACCCGATCGGCCTTGCGGTGCCCGAAGGCGAATATCTGAAAGGGCTCGCGCTTCAGGTCGGCTGA
- the ruvB gene encoding Holliday junction branch migration DNA helicase RuvB, giving the protein MIETDKLQAPRVISAQTSDRQEDAVERALRPKRLAEYVGQAKIREQLEIFIQAARNRNEALDHVLLFGPPGLGKTTLAHIVAAEMGVNLRQTSGPVLERAGDLAALLTNLEPHDVLFIDEIHRLSPVVEEILYPALEDFQIDIMIGEGPAARSVKLDLPPFTLVGATTRAGMLTNPLRDRFGIAARLEFYTPQELAYIVGRSAGLLDVAIDDAGAVEIARRARGTPRIANRLLRRVRDYAQVKADGDITAAVADAALLMLDVDHLGLDLMDRKLLGAMLEKFGGGPVGLDNLAAAIGESSDTIEDVLEPYLIQQGYLQRTPRGRIASASIWQHFGLALPRRAGDEGAELFSTP; this is encoded by the coding sequence ATGATCGAAACCGACAAACTGCAGGCGCCACGCGTGATTTCTGCGCAGACCTCCGACCGCCAGGAAGACGCTGTCGAGCGCGCGCTGCGTCCGAAGCGCCTGGCCGAATACGTCGGCCAGGCGAAGATCCGCGAACAGCTCGAGATCTTCATCCAGGCCGCGCGCAACCGCAACGAGGCGCTCGACCACGTGCTGCTGTTCGGTCCGCCGGGATTGGGCAAGACGACGCTCGCGCATATCGTCGCCGCCGAGATGGGCGTGAACCTGCGCCAGACTTCGGGGCCGGTGCTCGAGCGCGCCGGCGACCTCGCCGCGCTGCTGACGAATCTCGAACCGCACGACGTGCTGTTCATCGACGAGATCCACCGCCTGTCGCCGGTCGTCGAGGAGATCCTCTACCCGGCGCTCGAGGACTTCCAGATCGACATCATGATCGGCGAAGGCCCGGCGGCGCGCTCGGTCAAGCTCGACCTGCCGCCCTTCACGCTGGTCGGTGCGACGACGCGCGCCGGGATGCTGACGAACCCGCTGCGCGACCGTTTCGGCATCGCGGCGCGGCTCGAGTTCTACACGCCGCAGGAGCTCGCATACATCGTCGGGCGCTCCGCCGGCCTGCTCGACGTCGCGATCGACGACGCCGGGGCGGTCGAGATCGCGCGGCGCGCGCGCGGCACGCCGCGGATCGCGAACCGGCTGCTGCGCCGCGTGCGCGACTATGCGCAGGTCAAAGCCGACGGCGACATCACCGCCGCCGTCGCCGATGCCGCGCTGCTGATGCTCGACGTCGATCACCTCGGCCTCGACCTGATGGACCGCAAGCTGCTCGGCGCGATGCTCGAGAAGTTCGGCGGCGGTCCGGTCGGCCTGGACAACCTCGCGGCGGCGATCGGCGAGTCGTCCGACACGATCGAGGACGTGCTCGAACCGTACCTGATCCAGCAGGGTTACCTGCAGCGCACGCCGCGCGGGCGCATCGCGAGCGCCTCGATCTGGCAGCATTTCGGCCTCGCCCTGCCGCGGCGCGCCGGCGACGAAGGCGCGGAACTGTTCTCCACACCCTGA
- the ruvA gene encoding Holliday junction branch migration protein RuvA: MIGRITGILLEKNPPQIVVDTHGVGYEIDVPMSTFYGLPATGQSLSLFTHLAIREDGHFLYGFATADERAAFRQLLKVSGIGARTALSVLSGLSVGDLAQAVALQETGRLVKIPGIGKKTAERLLLELRDKLGRALPGLGASIVPGATAQPADSRSDILNALLALGYNDKEAQSALKAIPPEAGVSDGIRQALKLLSKA; the protein is encoded by the coding sequence ATGATCGGACGCATCACCGGCATCCTGCTGGAAAAGAACCCGCCGCAGATCGTCGTCGACACGCACGGCGTCGGCTACGAAATCGACGTGCCGATGAGCACGTTCTACGGCCTGCCCGCGACCGGCCAGTCGCTGTCGCTGTTCACGCATCTGGCGATCCGCGAAGACGGCCATTTCCTGTACGGCTTCGCGACCGCCGACGAACGCGCCGCGTTCCGCCAGTTGCTGAAGGTGTCCGGCATCGGCGCGCGCACCGCGCTGTCGGTGCTCTCGGGCCTGTCGGTCGGCGACCTCGCGCAGGCGGTCGCGCTGCAGGAAACCGGTCGCCTCGTGAAAATCCCCGGCATCGGCAAGAAAACCGCCGAGCGCCTGCTGCTCGAACTGCGCGACAAGCTCGGCAGGGCGCTGCCCGGGCTCGGCGCAAGCATTGTTCCGGGCGCTACGGCGCAGCCCGCGGACAGCCGCAGCGACATCCTCAATGCGTTGCTCGCGCTCGGCTACAACGACAAGGAAGCGCAATCGGCGCTGAAGGCGATCCCGCCGGAGGCGGGCGTCTCCGACGGCATCCGCCAGGCGCTGAAGCTGCTGTCGAAAGCCTGA
- a CDS encoding prenyltransferase: MSPAEPTPQRYASASRRYFAATRPAFLSVTLAGCLIGLAAAHADGVALDGVRAVITVLFALLAHAGANVLNDYHDAASGADAANSERIYPFTGGSRFIQNGVLTLRETAAFGYALFALVIPAGLWLALGAGAGLIAIGFAGLVLGWAYSAPPLQLASRGLGEFAVAACWLLVAVGADFVQRGAFAWTPVAAGLSFALLVANLLYINQFPDRAADAAAGKRTLVVRLGADTAKWGYFGIALVAYGWLVLQIGRNNLPQACAAAALTLVLSFHAARQLREHAGEPSELAPAIRLTIAATNLHGLVLAATLAFGAHS; the protein is encoded by the coding sequence GTGAGTCCCGCCGAGCCGACGCCGCAACGCTACGCGAGCGCGTCGCGGCGCTATTTCGCGGCGACGCGCCCGGCGTTCCTCAGCGTCACGCTCGCCGGCTGCCTGATCGGACTTGCCGCGGCACATGCCGACGGCGTCGCGCTGGATGGCGTGCGGGCGGTGATCACGGTGCTGTTCGCGCTGCTCGCGCATGCCGGCGCGAACGTGCTCAACGACTACCATGATGCGGCGAGCGGCGCCGACGCCGCGAACTCGGAGCGCATCTATCCGTTCACCGGCGGCAGCCGCTTCATCCAGAACGGCGTGCTCACGCTGCGCGAGACGGCGGCATTCGGCTACGCACTGTTCGCGCTGGTGATCCCGGCCGGGCTGTGGCTCGCGCTCGGCGCGGGGGCCGGCCTGATCGCAATCGGATTCGCCGGACTGGTGCTCGGCTGGGCATATTCGGCGCCGCCGCTGCAGCTCGCGAGCCGCGGGCTGGGCGAATTTGCCGTCGCGGCGTGCTGGCTGCTCGTCGCGGTCGGGGCCGATTTCGTCCAGCGCGGCGCGTTCGCATGGACGCCGGTCGCGGCCGGACTGTCGTTTGCGCTGCTCGTCGCGAACCTCCTCTACATCAACCAGTTCCCCGACCGCGCCGCCGACGCCGCAGCAGGCAAGCGCACGCTCGTCGTGCGCCTCGGCGCCGACACCGCGAAATGGGGCTATTTCGGCATCGCGCTGGTCGCCTACGGCTGGCTCGTGCTGCAGATCGGCCGCAACAACCTGCCCCAGGCGTGCGCCGCCGCGGCGCTGACGCTGGTCCTCTCATTTCACGCTGCGCGGCAGTTGCGCGAGCACGCCGGTGAACCGTCCGAACTCGCGCCTGCGATCAGGCTGACGATCGCCGCAACGAACCTGCACGGCCTGGTGCTCGCGGCGACGCTCGCGTTCGGCGCGCACAGCTGA